In Oryza sativa Japonica Group chromosome 1, ASM3414082v1, the genomic stretch cgcgcgcgggagggaggagagagagtccggtggaccgggctcaccacgcgcggtcccgggtgggacccgcttggcagcggctcggctcaccgtgcggagggaatttgcggcgtacgcgcgcgggcggagctgggacgcggtgcacgcgcgcggttcgcggaggaacggatgcggcgggcccacgcgcagcctcacggctcaccgcggaccatgcgcacgggggaaaaacggagggagcggctggccgggtcggctgatccggtcgcggccgaggtggcgccgacgtggcagccacgcgggccggcgggaggtagatgacgacgccggccggaacggacggcggacgacagcggcgagcggcggagcgaaccacggtgatacgggcaacagcgagcacaccgggcagttgcacgtgacaaggggaggcgagccaacggcttggattcgccggaggttgctcgacggcggcggattgcggcggcggcaaccggcggcgggagaagagggaaacggcgacgaggtcacgagaggtcgattcccggcggtgagagcatctacgcggcttcgggaactcgacgctagcgtcggattgggcggaactacgccgagcgagaccggcgacgagcgggtgctacggagctcgggcggcgacggcggcgagcacacggcaagtgacggcaacggtcggggcggcgccggctaactacggggaggctactcaagctactaccgaaagctagggggaggagatggagcgaggaggaagaacggagagaggcactaccgaggtgaggaggggcgctgtgacgagaggccgacggcgcgggagtgatctctccggcctcgggccgaggaaaaggaagaagagggcgcggccgaagtccccttccgcgtcctcgaacgcaccggctcttccggcgctcggcgaaggacggcggaggcgagacagagcacggggcggcggcaatggcgaggagacgaatgggagaggaaaggaagggagggggaagacgggtttaaatgggcggcaatgtcggtttgggagagaggaaccgacatgggcggtcaagccggcgagctggcactccggctagcgtccaaagcggcgacaggaggtgacgccggcgagaggggaaaaatggagaaaaggggaaaaggagggagagaaagggggctcgcccctttgccgaatcgggaaaaggaggagggagcgggggcgacgcggcagggggaaaggagggctcggcctccgtcccttggcggcttgcgcgcggagtggcgggggccgggcgatgacgacggcgatgacggcgggcggtatggagcggagcggcgacacgagcgacaggcgcggcaggcgctgacgacggcggcgaccaggcggtcggccaccacggcacgcgcgcacgggaggcaacgggcggcgtccgcgctGGCGCGCACacgctggctcgcggggccgagcggctgcacgGCTGCAGGCGCGACAGAGCGAGGGAaaagggagggggcgctcggcgcggcggctcacgcgcacgcgcgcgcggcgcgcgggcggggcggagaaggagggcgagggcgcccgggagagagggggccggggagagatgggccgagcggaattcggcccatcgaacccagggaggcaaactagacttttgcggaggaatttaatttggagggatttggattcggaattgaactcgacgatagatcggggattgagatcttgagatggcacggacactagacaacaagcaaagaaacaaatttcgcaattagggtttttaagagataattttcccgctaggcgccacgacggaacgggcgctacagatatattttatatttatctatcttgttgtttttttaaaaaaaaaatctttttagTTACATTTTGGATGACATGTACAAATCACTAGGGAAGACAATAGTTCACCTCAGTTATATTACTTTCCTGTCCCGAAATATAAAATCTAGGAGTTGATCAGACATAACCTATTACAATAAGGATATCTTGATATATTGTACAAGGTTATGTCCAATATATCTTTTCTTAAGTCACTACTCCTTTCGTCCCAATATACTGCAATCTAGGATATGATGGGATTATATTCATATATCCATATTCGTAGTCCTCCTATCCTAAGActgtatattttaggacaagaaGAGTATGTGAGAAGAGTGGGTGCCTTGAATGAGAATTAAATGAAGCTAGGATGCACTTAATTAGTACTTCCTATGTATTGTACGGTTATTTGTTAAGGAAGAAAAGAATTGATCTAGAGTAGACTTGACATGCAACAAGATCTGTCGCTCATGATCACCATGCAGAGCAAAATTTTAGGAACTATCTATATATGTCGTcgtatttttataaaaaatagtcggcatatatttatattgtaaattcttaaaattatatatgtaagtgaaTATAAGTAGATGTAAGTACAATCTAACGAACATATATTGTAAAAAACAAGCACATTCACACCTTAAAACGGGCCTGCAAAAACTCCACATGATAGTAACAAATAACATCCCAACCAAAtcacatgtaaaaaaaataatacatatcttAAAACAGCAAGCGCTGCTATGAACTATGCTTGATATTCCCGGAGAAGGTTTTAATGTAAAGTTAAAAGGTATAATATGCCGccacggaaaaaaaaatcaggcagACCAAAATAGGCAAACAACTAAAGATCTATACCTATACGTGTGGAGCAAGCGGACACGGACAGGAAACTGACTGAGATTAACAAAATGTCGACATCTTTCTAGCAAACCAGAAAGTCTTTTACTACTGCTAAAACTGCTGATCAGATCATCATGTATCTATATGATCTGAAATGTGTCCAAATCTGTGTCCCCACTAAAGCAAGGTGTGTGGAGATGTGTAGACTCCCAGGCCCGTATATGTGTAGCAGTACAATGGATTTTCCTTCAGAAACAAGCATTGCATGCATACTTTTACAGCTGGTTGCCTTTGTGCATCATGTGGACGGCCCGAGAGGAGTCCGTTGGCTCCGCCGTGCCACCTTTTTTAGAGTGCAAGGACAAAGTTACATTCGTTATAGTTGGTAACATAGTCAATTTCGTCCTTGAAAGTTTGGTCTTGACGTCACTTTGATTCCGGATGTTTCTCTGTCCAAACCAGCCTGAAGTCACTTTGATTCCGGATGTTTCTTTTATCTTAGAGCGTGTTCAAATTGTTGTCATTTTCAAATATacaattttttaagtaaaattgctaaaaaaatatctacatttagtttgttactaaatttggtaaatacataagaaatcctgccaaaattttagcaatattgcCATCTTGCCCAAATTTtaggtaagatttattttggctataatctgaacaggcccttagtCTATGAGCCTGCCGAGGGGCGGATCCAAAGGTGGGTGTTGGGGGCCGCCCCATCCTGTTGGTTCCGCATAGAGAGAAGGGAGAcaggggagggggaagaagagaagatcatttttttatttttaaattttaaaaataaaccatttAAAAACTTATTTGTAGAATCTGAACCTTTTGATCACGCCAGCCTGTTTGGTGTAATAAAATAATACTGACACGCCATACACAACGGGCGTGACAGTTTTGTCATGTcacgtcagcgagggtggcatAGTCAAATAACGCTGCCACACCAGCCAAATCGACGTAAACAAATAACATTTTCACGCTAATCAGACTAGCCTGATGGTGTTGTTTTACCACGCTAGTCCGACTGACGTGGTCAAAAAGATCAGATcttagaaataagtttttgaaaggGTTCATGTTTAAAGATAAAAATAGAAAAGTTCAGAAAAAtcagaagaggaagaggaagaaggtagGGGGGctaggaagaggaagaaggtaggggggctggaggaggaaaaagATGAACCCGTACAAAGTACTCATGGATCTGCCCTTGAGCCCATCCGATATGTCATATGTAGAAAACAACTCTTCGAAGCTTTGTTGGCAAACCATAATATCTAATTCACATGTTATTATGTTATTAAAGTACACGGATTTTTAGAAATTAAtgctaaaaaattaaaaatgttggACTCAAAACCTAGAATGACAATAATTTGAAATGGAAAAAGTAGTAGGCTTTATTTATCTTGAATGAAGACACAAAAGGATGAAAAATAATCTATTCTTAACATTGAGATTGAGATCAACATTAACCTTTTCTTGAGTTATTTTGTTATTAGCATGGCGTGTAAGGTGAGTTCAACGACCACATTCACCTAAAGACATGTTAGAGATCAAGGTCACCCTAAGCGATGTTGAGGAACCAAATTGATTGTTCTCTCATTATTTATTAATAACAAGGCACCAACAATGCAATTTGGTCAGATTAGTTTCCTCATTGATAAAATTAGATTGATTACTTTCTGTAGTAATAGAAAGGCAAAATTTATTACAGGACAcctaaaaaatgtgtaattaacCGTGGGACACCGTAAAGACGCGAATTTGCTCGAGGACACTCTAAAAAATGGTAATTTGCTGCAGGACACTGGacacattaaaatataatatctagTCAATTGATAAGAGAGAAACCACGTAAAATGACAGTTTTGCCCTTatcttcttctcccttctctcgTTCTTCTTCTGACTATCCTCTCGCGTGCGTCCCCTGTTGTGAGTGCGGTCGCAGgccacgcccgccgccacgGACTCCTCACCGCTGTTGTGGATCGCCGTGCCGGACATTTCCACTTCTTTTTATAGGCCACTAGCATGGAACGACCGCTATCCGTCGGCGCGCCAGCAGGAGAGGGTAGTGGGGACGGGAAgaacgactcgcacgcatgGCTGGCTCAACTGCTTATCGTAGAGCTGGAGGTTGTCGGCGAAGGactccggcgagaagcgtgcGAGCAAGGTGTTGGAGCACCCGTGAGCTTGGCGACGTCGGGCGGGACGGAGCcagggagggagaagaggtcACATGGGACATCACCGAAGAGGTGGTTGCATCGAAGGGAGAGCACCTAGAGGCGTAGCATCCGATGAGGCTGACGCTAGGTGGGCGGAGACCAAGGATGGTGGCGTTGGTGGCGTCGCAGGTGAAGCCGACCCAGTCGTAGGCCTGCGTGGAGGGGTTCCAGGCAATCGGCCGCTGGTGCATGTGCCCATGCGCGCCCCACACGACAAGCTGAGGAGGCTCTACTCTATGTTGGGCAAGgacgagaggaagaagaagataaggGCAAAATTACCATTTTATGTGCTTTCTCTCTCATCCATTGActggatattatattttaatgcgtTTAGTGTTCTGCAGCAAATTACCACATTTTTGAAGTGTCCTCGGGCAAATTCACGTCTTTGCATTGTCCCACAGCTAATTACACTTTTTTTGGGTGTCCTGTAACAAATTTTGCCTAATAGAAATTAGTACTTATCTTAGGGACAAATCGAGGCACCCCTTTAAAAGGTTTGGTACTATATATATCTTCGTTAATGAAGCAAGAATAATCGATCGATTCCCCTTCCAATGATCTGTGCCCTAGTCTATGTCTATTCCTCTTTTCTAGAACCCTAATCTCCTTCAAGCTATGTCATCTGGCCTTTCTCAACAAGATAGTTATCTTGTTGTGACTAAATTTTCTCACATTAGCCCTGGGCCACTTTTCTCTCTCTAGGTGTTCAAGTGGTTACAAATGACAAGCATTCGGACATTAATGGTTAAGATATCTCAAGCAAGGTAGACATTTCAAGGTTCTTGTTAGACACATATAGAGATGGCAATGGTTGTGTTTTAAGAGAGTGTCAATATAAGGTATATATGCAGGGGGCGGATCCAAGGCCCGATGACCCTAGGCAACCCGGGCTCACCGACAGATCGCACCACTAAGACGACTTGTATTTCTAGTGTTCAATAACATTGAAAATTATTCGCATATGTGTTTGCCTAGCTGAATGAGGGTGTACCAAACGATAGTTTAATGCTTCATTTGAGGGAATACAGATAGGTCTATATAtccaaaagaaggaaaagaacacTTTTAAGAGGAGAAAAGACACCATTATTATAATATTCTACTCTTTTACAATTCAACTCCAAgaaattgatgaaaataaaaTCATAGCATGGTGATTGAGATCAAGGGATAAAATTAAAGAAATTGTACTAGACCAGGGATGGGCATAAACTTGTAAGCTACCGAGGGTAGGGATAATtgtccatgtttttttttttaaaaaaaaagctgaacACTAAACAAACATGCATAACCAAATTTGACATACACCGAGAAAAAAGATACTACTCCCCCtacttcatattataagtcattatgactttctttctagccaaacatttttatatttgactaagtttatgaaaaaaaattaacaagatcTACAACACcagattagttttattaaatatttcattaaatatattttaataatctatttattttgtgttaaaaatgttactatatttttttataaacttggtcaaacttacaaaagttttactaaaaaaaatcaaagcgacttataatatgaaacggaggggaTAAAAAAATCTGCTTGGATTGTGCACGAACTATTCACTGTTAGATTTTGTCATTTTGATTCTCCAGGtgtaaaaaaagttatataatcATATTCTATGATTCCAGTTAGTCTCGATCTCTCAGACCAAATCGGGCTAGAAGCCCAGAATCCTCCCACCCCGTGCCACAGCCCACACACGGCCCATCTGAAGAGATCGAGTGTCGAAGAGAAAAATACAGTGGCAGCCGCGCATCGCGGTGGTTTCTCTGGAAAATGCCTCAAATTGGGCCCCCGATGCTGGCGTGGATGCATCGAGCGCCTGCACTCCTCCGCGGCCCCGCgcacgcgccgcccccgccacgTGTCCCCACCACGCACACCGTTGTAACAAATCACCTACATAttatggaaaccctctattaaaggaattcgtttcatttttttatgcacaaaaaatgtttcactatatatggatcaaatgttacaATGAATTggaatattcttttgcaacaaatcacccacgtattatggaaaccccctattaagggaatccgTTTCATTTTCTGTTCCattaaaaatgtttcacttaGTGTACTcgtaatgtttcactatatatggatcaaatgttgcagtgaattgaaatatcatttcgctatttgctaaaatattgtttttacGCAGGGTGAAACAACCCCATTTTTTGAGAAACCGTTGTTTCATATATTTTAGTAAAATGTTTCATGAGGTGATTTGGTtttgtttcagtttttttttaaaaaaaatgaaacatttGCGATCTACTTAGCGAAACAATTCTGATTTACTTGATTTAacatgcaacatttaaaaataattcaataataagctaaatatttttttatcggaTTATATCCATGTATGGTactgttttaaagatttaattggaACGGATTTAATGGTGTCATCCGACCATGATttgaataaataatttaagaggaaaaatagttttaaagtTTGTCTAGGAAGTtttgcatgtatgcatgcatgtatgatcACATTTGATATCGTGGGCATCTTATTTTTCTCAGAAAAAATCGAGCACCTGGTCCGTAGGCGCCTCGGGTTTCTCTACAAACTCGGCCACGCGCAAGCCTACGCTCGCCagcccgcgcgtgcgcgcgctctTCCACCCATTCATGCCTcccgcttcctcctccacccAATGCCGCCACagcgcctcgccaccgccaccgcgcacCACCCCGCCGGCCCGtcccgccgccggctccaccaccgccgcggcgcgaTGTTCTCCGTCTCCTGCTGGCGCATCGGGGCCATCGCCTCCCtcgtcgcggcggccgcggccaccaCCGTGCTCCTCAACTTCTCCCTCCCATCCTCACCCCACGTGCCCGCCACAGACTTCACCGGGAAACTGTCCGCCGCGatctccccgccgccaccgccctcgtcgcctcctccagcaccggcgacgccgcctcctcctcctcccgcgccaccgccacctgctGCAAGGCCGCGACGAAGAGAGGTacgcgatcgatcgagcagagGCCGATCCAAatctaattattatttattcgtGTTAGCATAGTGATCGATCGAGTTTGTTAATTCCTGCGTCGAACTGGTGATCAGCCGTCGTATTGGAGGATGGCGCCGGAGGAGGCACTGCGGTACGCCAAGAAGGAGATAATGGCCGCCGGGCCGGTGATCGACGACCCCGACCTATACGCGCCTCTCTTCAAGAACGTCTCCCAGTTCAAGAGGTATAATATTATTGGTGCATGCGTCGCTTCTTCTTCCGTTCCTCGTTTCACGCACCAGCTACCAAATTAAAGTTCGTCTCATTCTAGCATGTTTTGATAAACAGGATGATCGAGTTGCcggttttttttctatttctctgGATTTCCGGACATGTAGAagcgtgtatttttttttactagattTCGATCGTTTTTTACTATGTTGATGGCTATACATCTTATATATGTGTGTAACAACTAACATTCTATCCCTTATGCTCTTTCAAGGaggtaataatttttttatatcttaAATTCTCTTATATAGTGTGTATTGGAAAACATATagattaataattaaaacttacagtgtaattatattgtaagtttttaaatttatagtgtAATTAAAATGAAAATATAGATATATTACAGTATAATACTGATTTGACTACATTTTAGTGAAAATTAATGTATCATAAATATATCTAGtgtcttatatttttaaacgAAATTGTGATGTCAGATCAGACAAGTCAATGGGCCGTGGTTTGTACCCAAGAGGCTCACTATTTCGGAACGGGAAACTTTCAGGGgaacaaatatttagaaatttcCATTGAACTTTAGAAATTTTGATCATTTTTTTAGTAATGAAATTCATTCCAGCCTTTTCTTCAAAGAAACTATAGATAATTTTTACATAAGGTTGTGGGACGAATGACTACTATTGCTAAACCTCAAGCTATGGTTAGCGAGAATTTACATAACCATTGTAATTTGAATGAAacattttgaaatttaaatatttttcatgaaattCGAATAAATTTGGGGGGTTATTTTTGCGTCGTAGGAAAACATTACCCACCCCAAAATCACAATTCGAAATTGTTTttgaacaaaaagaaaatccGGAATTGTGAACATCTCCATACATGATTGTTAGTGTCTCCCGATTTGCGTTCCTTGCTGCGTATATTACttcctctatcctaaaatatacaaagttgttaattttttacataacatttgatcatttatcttatttaaaaaatttatataactattatttattttgttgtgactctTTTTATCATCGGAGAAATTATAATCTTaacttatatttttacatattttttttataaatttttaaataagacgaatgatcaaacgttaattgaaaaagtcaacggcatcgtACATTATGTTGACCACTGATAATTATCAAACCATAATATTTCTGCATTTTGTACAGATTTTTGTACCACTGATAATTCAGTATGGTGACTAAGCTTGTCATAATTGTAGCGAAAATGTGATCATCCAGGAGCTATGAACTGATGGAACGGATACTCAAAGTTTACATTTACCAGGACGGCCGGAGGCCCATCTTCCACACGCCTCCCCTCAGCGGCATCTACGCGTCCGAGGGCTGGTTCATGAAGCTCCTCAAGGAGAGCCGGAGGTTCGCCGTCACCGACCCCGCCAAGGCGCACCTCTTCTACCTTCCCTACAGCTCCCAGCAGCTCAGGATCTCGCTCTACGTTCCCGACTCCCACAACCTCAGGCCGCTGGCCGCCTACCTCCGCGACTTCGTCAAAGGCCTCGCCGCCAAGTACCCGTTCTGGAATCGCACCAGAGGCGCCGACCATTTCCTCGTCGCCTGCCATGATTGGGTAAACCAACatcttgatgttttttttttcactctcttTTTGTGTTGCAGTTTTGATCGTGTTTGGTTTTGGTTCCTGGCAATGGCTGCAGGGATCTTACACGACGACGGCGCATGGCGACCTGCGCCGGAACACCGTCAAGGCGCTGTGCAACGCGGACAGCTCGGAGGGGATCTTCACCCCGGGCAGGGACGTGTCACTCCCGGAGACGACGATCCGGACGCCGAGGCGGCCGCTCCGGTACGTCGGCGGGCTGCCGGTGTCGCGGCGGGGCATCCTCGCCTTCTTCGCCGGCAACGTGCACGGCAGGGTGAGGCCGGTGCTCCTCAAGCACTGGGGCGACGGCCGCGACGACGACATGCGGGTGTACGGGCCGCTCCCGGCGCGGGTGTCCCGGCGGATGAGCTACATCCAGCACATGAAGAACAGCCGCTTCTGCCTCTGCCCCATGGGGTACGAGGTGAACAGCCCCCGGATCGTGGAGGCGCTCTACTACGAGTGCGTTCCGGTGATCATCGCCGACAACTTCGTGCTGCCGCTGAGCGACGTGCTGGACTGGAGCGCCTTCGCGGTGGTCGTCGCCGAGAAGGACGTACCGGACCTGAAGAAGATACTGCAGGGGATCACGCTCCGGAAGTACGTGGCCATGCACGGCTGCGTCAAGCGGCTGCAGAGGCATTTCCTGTGGCACGCGAGGCCCCTCCGGTACGACCTCTTCCACATGATCCTGCACTCCATCTGGCTGAGCAGAGTGAACCAAATCGAGCTCCACGAGTAGAGACCGCGTCTTGTGTTCGGTCAGAGAAATGTACGTTCTTGGTTCAGCGCAAGATTCTCTGTAAGTTTTGGAGAAGACTGGCCAGAATCTTAAACGATATGCAATTATGAATTATGCATGCATCCATTAAAGAAGTCGTAGGTTGGACGAAATCAACAGAGAACAGCACACTATAGTGGTGTCAGATAGTAGTGTCACCGTCGCTTTTGTTCCTGTTGCCGGACGGGGAATAGTATCCAATTCCAGCAGCTACAGTCTCTCAGATACTGTGCTATCCTAGATGTTACATATAATCACCACATCTTTACAGATAATTAATTTGTAGCATCTCAACAGCGATTGATTTGCAACAGTAATCCCTAGCAATGCTATGCAAAGAAAGGACTTTGAGACACATCAAGCTTCTTTAATCATGAAACAGTGTAACATATTTTAATCATGAAACAGTGT encodes the following:
- the LOC4326586 gene encoding probable glycosyltransferase At5g03795, which translates into the protein MPPQRLATATAHHPAGPSRRRLHHRRGAMFSVSCWRIGAIASLVAAAAATTVLLNFSLPSSPHVPATDFTGKLSAAISPPPPPSSPPPAPATPPPPPPAPPPPAARPRRREPSYWRMAPEEALRYAKKEIMAAGPVIDDPDLYAPLFKNVSQFKRSYELMERILKVYIYQDGRRPIFHTPPLSGIYASEGWFMKLLKESRRFAVTDPAKAHLFYLPYSSQQLRISLYVPDSHNLRPLAAYLRDFVKGLAAKYPFWNRTRGADHFLVACHDWGSYTTTAHGDLRRNTVKALCNADSSEGIFTPGRDVSLPETTIRTPRRPLRYVGGLPVSRRGILAFFAGNVHGRVRPVLLKHWGDGRDDDMRVYGPLPARVSRRMSYIQHMKNSRFCLCPMGYEVNSPRIVEALYYECVPVIIADNFVLPLSDVLDWSAFAVVVAEKDVPDLKKILQGITLRKYVAMHGCVKRLQRHFLWHARPLRYDLFHMILHSIWLSRVNQIELHE